GGCACGATCGTCGAGCCGACCGACGACGTCGAGCGCGTTCTCGGCCGCCCACCAAAGGATTTCGAGTCCTACGTGCGCCGGGAGCGGGACGCCTGGGCGTGAGTCTGCCCTTGGTGAAATGACCGCCGGGCCGTCCCGGGTGCTGCCTACGCTCGCCCGCATGGAGATCATCGAAGTGCTCCCCCGGCTGCACATGGTGCGGCTGGCGTTCGGCCAGGCCTACGTGTGGCAGGACCCGGGCTCGGTGACACTGGTCGACACGGGTGTCGCTGGCTCCGGGGCGGACCTGGCCGAGGCGATCCGCTCCCTCGGGCGGTCCGTCGAGGAGGTCGAGCACGTGGTGCTGACCCACTTCCACGAGGACCACGCCGGAGGCGCCTCCGAGGTCAACACCTGGCCCAACGCGAGGGTGCACGCCCACGAGGCGGACGCGCCGATCATCACCGGCGCCGTCCCGGGACCGCCCGCGGTGATCACCGAAAACTGGGAACGCCGGCTCTTCGAGCAGATCACCCCGGGTGTCCCGGACGCTCCCCCGGCGAGGGTGGACGTCGTGCTCGAAGGCGGCGAGGTCCTGCCCTTCGGCGGCGGAGCACTCGTCCTGCACCTCCCCGGCCACACGGACGGGAGCGTCGCGATCCACCTCCCGGAGCACGACGTGCTGTTCACGGGCGACACGATCTCCAATGTCGGCCAGGTGGCGCTGGGCGTGTTCAACCTGGACAAGGCGCGCGCGATCGAGTCCTTCAAGGCGATGGCGGCGCTCAACGCGCGCACGGTCCTCTTCGGACACGGCGAGCCGCTACTCGTTCCACCAGGAGGAAAGGGCCTCGACAGCAGCGTGGTAGCGGGCTGACCGGATGCGCATCCGGGCGACCTCCGTCGGAGACGGCGTGTGCGTGCGCATCACACGCGCAGTCTCCCCGGCTTCACCCAGCGAGCTGTAGCGGCCAGTGGCGATGCCCGCGAGCAGCGCCGCTCCCCTGGCGCCAGGCTCGGCGCCGTGCGTCACCTCCACCGTCATGTCCACCCCGTCCGCCAGCATCTGCGTCCACTGTGGACTCCGTGTGCTACCACCGGCCACGCGCGCCGCGCCGTGAAAGGGAAATGCGGCCTCAGGTAGTCCAAGTGCGTCCGGTGGTTGAGCACCACACCCTCCAGCAGCGCGCGCAGCAGGTCGGCACGTGTGTGGTGCGGACGAAGACCGAGAAATGTCCCGCTCGGACGGCTGCCGTGCGGCGATCCACGCAGGAAGGGCAGGTAGATCGGCAGGTCCTCACCCGTGTTCGCCGCAAGCTCTGTTCCGAGCACGGCCAGGACA
The window above is part of the Allokutzneria albata genome. Proteins encoded here:
- a CDS encoding MBL fold metallo-hydrolase yields the protein MEIIEVLPRLHMVRLAFGQAYVWQDPGSVTLVDTGVAGSGADLAEAIRSLGRSVEEVEHVVLTHFHEDHAGGASEVNTWPNARVHAHEADAPIITGAVPGPPAVITENWERRLFEQITPGVPDAPPARVDVVLEGGEVLPFGGGALVLHLPGHTDGSVAIHLPEHDVLFTGDTISNVGQVALGVFNLDKARAIESFKAMAALNARTVLFGHGEPLLVPPGGKGLDSSVVAG